TTTATACTCGTTTAAATTACAGGAGGGTTGGTATAAACTCTGAAATGCTATTGCTTGGGACCCAAAGAAGACAAAAGAGAAAAGCGTATTGCCTGTGTGAATGCCCAAAATAAATATGGAGAGTCTATGATAAGCCAACTATAAAAGATACCAACGACCATTAACAAAGACTTAGATACAAGTCGACACTGGTTTGAGAAATGGGTGAGACTTATGTTACTACATTGTATTCATTTTTCGACATCTTCTGTTTCAAGTCTCATGTGACAATTTAACTCTGTAATAGCAGAAAGCTTTGTCTGAAATGCGATTGCCTTGGAcccaaaatagaaagacgcTTTTAGCCTGTGTGAATCAAAACGGACAGTGTATCATACGTTAAGACTGAAAGGGGAAAAGGTCTCTTGACCTTGAATGGGGCTAAAATAAATTACTATAATACAAAGACTTCAACTTTGGAGTGAAACATGGGTGAGAGACTTTTAATAGTTACTTTGATCGTACAGGCAACTGCAATTAACCTATATATATGGAGATAAAAGCTTATTGCCTGTGTGAATGTCCAAGTCAAGATGGAGAGTCTATCGTAAGTACAGTACAAAAATTGCCAACGAACTTAACGGAATAACATAAACTAATAGAATGCGAAGACTTAGAGGGATAAATTTATGTTCCTACACTGAATCCATTTTTCCACATCTCCATTTTGTAGTCTTACATGACAGTTGTCTTCTTGACACTAAATCGGCCgacataaattattataatacaaaGACATAAAACTATGGAGTGAAAAATGGGTGAAAGActtaaaagttttttatttgAGGGTTGAAAGACTTAATAGTTAGTTTGATCGTACAGGCTACTGCAATTAACCTATATATTAACCTTCATATCATGGTTGTTACTTGCATGCAGAGCATTTGTTACTCATGAAGAGTTTAACCTTGCTTGCTCCCTTACTCTTGTGTGTTACTTTACTATGTTCTTCTCTTAATGTTGCTTCTGATTCTGCAGCAGCAGCATTGGCAATCCTCAAATGGAAAGCCAGCCTTCAAAGCCAAAACCATTCTGTTTTGCTTTCCTGGAATACTTCCAACAACCCAAATACCAAAACAAGTCCTTGTGCTTGGTTTGGAATCCATTGCAACCATGCTGACAGTGTTACAAAGATTAACCTCACTGGCTATGGTGTAAAAGGTACGCTCCATTTATTCCCATTCTTGTCTTTGCCTAATCTTGCAGAGTTGGACCTTAGCACCAATGAACTTTATGGCATAATCCCACCTAAAATCAGTCAGCTCTCCAAACTCACCTACCTCGATTTATCCTTTAACCAGATCTCTGGCCAAATCCCACCTGAAATTAGCCACCTTGTACATCGTCAGACCCTCCACCTTGCTGGAAATCAGTTGAACGGCTCAATTCCTCGAGAAATTGGTCAGCTCAAATTTCTCACTGACCTTGCCTTGTGTAGCAACAAGCTAAATGGTTGCATTCCTGCTTCTCTCGGTAAACTAAGTCGACTTGTTTCCTTGCTTCTCTATAATAATTCCCTTTCTGGTCCCATTCCTCCAGAATTGGGAAACCTTAGGAATTTAGTTGAAGTTTACCTGGACACCAACCGTCTAACTGGTCCCATCACTTCCACATTTGGAAACTTGAAAAAACTGACGGTGCTTCAGATGTTTAACAATAGTCTTTCAGGTCCCATCCCCTTTGAGTTAGGGAATATGGAATCTCTTTCTGAAATAAGCCTTTATCACAACAATCTATCTGGCTTGATCCCAACCTCATTTGGTGGCTTGAGACTTCTTACACTTGCCCACCTCTATGAAAATCAACTCTCTGGTCCAATTCCTGAGGAGATAGGAAACTTGAATTCTCTTGTTGACCTGGAGTTGAGTGAAAACCAACTCAACGGCTCTATTCCTGCTTCACTTGGCAATTTGAGCAACTTGGAAATTCTGTTCCTCCGAGACAACCGGGTCTCAGGTTCCATTCCTAATGAAATTGGAAACTTGATGAAGTTGACCGTGTTAGAACTAGACCACAACAATCTGACAGGAAATTTGCCACAAGGCATTTGCCGTGGTGGATCACTTGAATACTTCACAGCAAATGACAACCAGCTTACCAGACCAATCCCTCAAGGGTTGAAAATTTGCACTAGCTTGAAGAGAGTCTACCTTGAAAGAAACCGACTCAGAGGAAATATATCTGAAGATTTAAGCGTTTACCCGAATCTGAAGATTTAAGTGAGAACGAATTTTATGGTGAAGTGTCTTCCAATTGGGGGTTGTGCAAAAGTTTAGAGATCCTATCTATTTCAAGGAACAATCTCAGTGGTGCAATACTCCTGGAACTAGGACTTATGTCCAAGCTTTTGTATCTAGACTTGTCTGCAAACCAATTGAGCAAGTCCTTCCCTGAAACTATAGGGAATCTGTCCATGTCATTCTACTTGAATTTGAGCATCAATCAGTTTAGCCAAAATATTCCAATTCAAGTAGGCAAGTTAACTAGGCTGTTTCATCTAGATTTGAGTCACAACATGCTTTCAGGGGAGATTCCCGGGGAACTTCAAAGTTTGCAGAGCTTGGAGACGCTAAACCTTTCTCTCAACAATCTCTCTGGTGAAATCCCAGCCTCTTTTGAGCATCTCCGGGGCTTGTACACTGTTGACATTTCATACAATGAGCTCCAGGGTCCCATTCCCAACAGCCAAGCATTTCTAAATGCTTCAGTACAAGAATTGAGAGGGAACAAAGCATTGTGTGGCAATGCTAGTGGACTACCGCCTTGCACACCTTTTTTCTAAGAAGGgtcacaacaacaacaaaacccTTTTCGTAGTTATGTTCCCTCTTTTATTGGTTTCTGGTCTCTCGATTTCATCAATTGCTTTATTGTTTGCCTTCAAGAAGAGGAAGATAGATACTGATGAAGAAAGACAAAGCAATGCAAGTGGTGAAATATTTTTCACTGTCACTCCCCTTAATGGAAGAATATTGTATGAAGAGATCATTAGAGCCGCCAAAGATTTTGATGCTCAATATTGCATTGGGAAGGGAGGATATGGAAACGTGTACAAAGCAGAGCCGTCATCAGGATATGTTGTAGCTGTGAAGAAATTCCATCCATTGCATACCGGTGAAATGGCAGATCAAAGACAGTTCCTGAATGGGGTAAGGGCATTAGTAGAACCAAGACACAAATATTCTGAAGTTCTACGGTTTTTGTTCCTCTGCAGGTCGTTCCTTCTTAGTATACAAGTACCTTGAAAGGGGTAGCTTGGCTTCAGTTCTCAGTAAGAATGAAGAATCTAAGAAATTGGACTGGAACAAGAGGGTGAACATTGTCAAAGGTTTTGTTCATGCCCTCTCCTATTTGCTCACCGCCCATTGTTCATCGAGATATAACAAGCAACAACATTTTGCTTGACTTGGAGTATTAAGCTCACCTTTCAGACTTTGGCACTGCTAAGCTTATCAATCCAGACTCATCTAATTAGAGTAATATTGCTGGAACATACGGATACATTGCACCATgtgatttttcattttacttcCATAGATGACATAGCATAGAGGATAATATTTGTTATCaactattatttctttttctttgcaaaGCTTTCCTACACCATGCAAGTTACTGAAAAATGTGATGTGTTTAGTTTTGGTGTGCTGGCATTGGAATTGATAGTCGGGGCATATCCGGGTGAATTTCTCTCTAATCTATCAATTTTAACTGCTGAAAGCATTCCACTAAACAATGTGTTGGATCAAAGGCTTACACCTCCACTGCCGGAAGTTGTGAACAAACTCGTATTCATCCTGAAGTTGGTTGTTTCCTGTTTCTCAGCTGTTGTTTGACCACATCTAGTCCCATCTATGACTCTTTGATCTTCATCTAAGATACCACCTTAGAAACGTTTGGTATTTGCTCTAATGTTGTTTGTTTAGCTTTTGTGTAGTTATCATTTTTATACCCTTAATTACCTTTTCCTTGAGAATTGGTAGTGCAATAGGAGTTGCTTCAGATCTGTCTGTAACAGTTCATCATACGTTCTATTCTATGGAATAAAAAGGTGTTACCCGACCCTTATATTTCCATACTTTTAAGCCCTCTATGGTTTAGACAATTAacttctatttttagcaaagttcaCTTATTTTTCTGAAGAACTTGACATGATGttcaattattttccaaattccaaatgagaaaaagggaaattggGGCATAAGATTTGCAACATTCCTAAGCAGAAATTGAAGTCCTTGAACGTGATAAAAATATCATACATCCAAAGTTTGGCTCCATAAGACAACAACAAGACAACAGAATAATACAAGTTGCAACTACATAATAAACAACTAGAAGCAAAATTTTTCTTCTACATCCTTAGGACTCTTTCCAAAGCAGATGATCCGCTGATCTGAGGCTGTAAGTCTTTTCATCAAAGACTTCAGCACCAGTAGCTTCGTCTTACATTCTCTATCTAGTAATCCCAGGACATTTACTTATTTTGTACTGAACAAGCTAGCAAACTTTGGACGAACAACAACACTTTGGCAAAGTGACTTCGATCACTTCTTTAGGAGGTTCCTTGAGAAAATTCTCTTGCAATACGGGCTGGTACGAAGGATCGTGTGTGGTCGAACCGCATCTACTAGAGAAGCATGTAGAGGACCCTACTCAAGACAAAATTGATTATGTGATGAAGAGAATTCCTATGGGAGGTTTCATGCGGATTTGAACTAGTTATGAATCAAAGCATAAAAAATGGCAGAAGAAACGACAAGTTGTTCCCTTACCTTGGTTACTACTAAAGCAGATTGAATTACATAGTTGGCAAATGGGTTTTGCAATAATTGTTCAAAGTGAACAACATAGGTTAACTCACGGATGATCTGAGATCTACTCTCTGCAAAATGCTTGAGGCATTTTTCAACCACATGGCTGCTGAATTTCTGCATTGAGAGATGAACATTGTGCCCTTTGAACTGAGATAGTAAGTTGCCAGAGTTGACCTTCAGCTCTATAATGTACTGAACAACATAGTTCCTGTTCCAGCCAACAAAAGAAGACTACAAATGAGGGAGAGAGCGCCATTTTCTTGATGAAATCCTTGTCATTCATGATTATATATGGTTCTAAGGATGAGTCTATTTCTAATGTAGGAGAGTTGTTAGAGggccttttttttcccttttaggCACTCTGATATGCCAACACACATATTGCAGCTATGAAGAATCTAattgtagaaaataaaaaatccagCACACATATTGCAGCTAATGACACAAAAGCTGAACCAGAAAGCACAGACAGCATTTCGATTCACAGCCAactaattataactaataagcATGTTAGCATTCTAGAAGTAAAATACCCATCAATATTAGATAAATGTGATGCAAATCTTATGCACTTACCAGCAGGTTTTTGACACATGAAAGCTTGTCTGGCACCACATTGAGCTCAAGATGTTAGCTTGTCATTTATTCTCAATCCCAATGAGTACATACCATACTCATTTGACATATGGTAGAAGGAACAGAAGTGGCTGAAGAATTAAATACCAAAAGAGAAATGGCTATGtttattaaatggattaatgACTCTCAAAAACCTGATCTATTGGCCGCAGACAATCCCTAAGGATGCATCCATTCAACTCTAATGAAAGATGCCAGTCATCACCCTGTTCTATGAAGCAAGATTGTTATCCTATCATGAATTTTTACATGATGATACAGTTCATTAGCATGCTAAACACATAAATATGTAAGTGGGATGATTTTTTCATTAAGCTGGATCCAAGTTTACTCAACTTGATTCAAGTAAATTTCTAAAGTAGTCAGAACCAGTAATGGAAACCTAACTTGTCAGAAAACTAGGAagcaaagaaataaacaatCAGAGCTTCACTTATTACCCGAAAGGATCCTGAGCAAGAAGAAGTCCATTTCTGGAAATTTGAGTGATTAGCTTATCTCGATGTGGTCCATTGGAATGA
This genomic stretch from Gossypium raimondii isolate GPD5lz chromosome 6, ASM2569854v1, whole genome shotgun sequence harbors:
- the LOC105771666 gene encoding MDIS1-interacting receptor like kinase 2-like, which codes for MKSLTLLAPLLLCVTLLCSSLNVASDSAAAALAILKWKASLQSQNHSVLLSWNTSNNPNTKTSPCAWFGIHCNHADSVTKINLTGYGVKGTLHLFPFLSLPNLAELDLSTNELYGIIPPKISQLSKLTYLDLSFNQISGQIPPEISHLVHRQTLHLAGNQLNGSIPREIGQLKFLTDLALCSNKLNGCIPASLGKLSRLVSLLLYNNSLSGPIPPELGNLRNLVEVYLDTNRLTGPITSTFGNLKKLTVLQMFNNSLSGPIPFELGNMESLSEISLYHNNLSGLIPTSFGGLRLLTLAHLYENQLSGPIPEEIGNLNSLVDLELSENQLNGSIPASLGNLSNLEILFLRDNRVSGSIPNEIGNLMKLTVLELDHNNLTGNLPQGICRGGSLEYFTANDNQLTRPIPQGLKICTSLKRVYLERNRLRGNISEDLSVYPNLKI